A single region of the Dromaius novaehollandiae isolate bDroNov1 chromosome 27, bDroNov1.hap1, whole genome shotgun sequence genome encodes:
- the LOC112983858 gene encoding alpha-1,6-mannosyl-glycoprotein 4-beta-N-acetylglucosaminyltransferase-like, translating to MRCSLKRFLTAAFAASFLLLLFLLTDSWRGQDLKEPPEVELRGLAPDAVLQALQQDRVLHALRDLDNLSALHNVSYHLLAGSPPSNKKFLAVGLASVRRPRGYYLRATLQSIFEQSTEEELQEMVVVVHLADMDPGWNARVAADIARRFTHHLLLGRLLLIHAPREFYPTLDGLKRNYNDPEERVRFRSKQNVDYAFLLAFAANLSTYYLMIEDDVQCSKSFLTAIRKALASREGSNWVTLEFSKLGYIGKLYHSSDLPRLARFLLLFYQEMPCDWLLSHFRLLLTQNDVIRFKPSLFQHMGFYSSFQGTINRLEDDDFEADALDRPDNPPAALFTDIAVFENYEPLKAYSTAEGYFWGKAPADGSVFCIVFQQPAHITRIRVRTGSKERQSDFLHAGTLELGWQRWPRGRDCSVYSAAGVFKKGVFERRGLEKEVPHPVECVRIRVTQGQSEWLIIQSIDIWTVSST from the exons ATGCGATGCTCGCTGAAGCGCTTCCTCACGGCTGCCTTTgcagcttccttcctcctcctcctcttcctcctcacgGACAGCTGGCGGGGGCAGGACCTGAAGGAACCTCCGGAG GTGGAGCTCAGGGGCCTGGCCCCAGATGCGGTCCTGCAGGCGCTGCAGCAAGACAGGGTCCTGCATGCCCTCCGGGACCTGGACAACCTCTCTGCACTTCACAACGTCTCCTACCACCTACTTGCCGGCTCTCCACCATCCAACAAGA AGTTCCTGGCAGTGGGACTGGCATCGGTGCGGCGGCCACGTGGCTACTACCTCCGGGCCACGTTGCAGTCTATCTTTGAGCAGTCAACGGAGGAAGAGCTGcaggagatggtggtggtggtgcaccTGGCCGACATGGACCCGGGCTGGAACGCCCGAGTGGCTGCTGACATTGCCCGCAGGTTTACTCACCACCTCCTCCTGGGCCGGCTCCTGCTTATCCATGCTCCCCGTGAGTTTTACCCCACTCTGGATGGCCTAAAGAGGAACTACAACGACCCAGAAGAGCGGGTAAGGTTCAGGTCCAAGCAGAATGTGGATTATGCGTTCCTCCTTGCCTTTGCCGCCAACCTTTCCACCTACTACCTGATGATTGAGGATGATGTGCAGTGCTCCAAGTCCTTCCTCACGGCCATCCGCAAGGCACTGGCCTCCAGGGAAGGCTCCAACTGGGTCACCCTTGAGTTCTCCAAGCTGGGCTACATTGGCAAGCTCTACCACTCCAGTGACCTTCCCCGCCTGGCtcgcttcctcctcctcttctaccAGGAGATGCCATGCGACTGGCTGCTGAGCCACTTCCGCCTCCTGCTCACCCAGAACGATGTCATCCGCTTCAAGCCCTCCCTCTTCCAACACATGGGCTTCTACTCTTCCTTCCAGGGCACCATCAACCGGCTGGAGGACGACGACTTTGAGGCCGATGCCTTGGACCGGCCGGACAACCCGCCAGCGGCTTTGTTCACTGACATAGCAGTCTTTGAGAACTATGAGCCCCTCAAGgcttacagcacagcagaggGGTATTTTTGGGGGAAAGCCCCAGCGGACGGCAGCGTCTTCTGCATCGTCTTTCAGCAGCCGGCCCACATCACCCGCATCCGGGTGCGCACAGGCTCCAAGGAGCGCCAGAGTGACTTCCTGCACGCAGGGACGCTGGAGCTGGGCTGGCAGCGGTGGCCCCGTGGCCGGGACTGCTCTGTCTACTCTGCTGCAGGCGTCTTCAAAAAGGGGGTCTTTGAGCGGCGGGGTCTGGAGAAGGAGGTGCCTCACCCTGTCGAGTGCGTGAGGATACGGGTGACGCAGGGCCAGAGCGAGTGGCTTATCATCCAGAGCATCGACATCTGGACAGTGTCAAGCACCTGA